A segment of the Solanum lycopersicum chromosome 9, SLM_r2.1 genome:
CAATGTGAATCTGAGCAGCATGCAGAGTGAACAATGACCCAGTTAACGTGGCAGAGTTCTTGACAATGCAAACTATATCATCCCCTTTCACTTGATCTACCTGTGCAACGATATTTGGAATTCTTAATCAGCGGATTCAAACAACCTTAAACTGCTTCTTACTGGAGCAGTAGAAATGTATTAATCCTTCAGTTTCAATTAGTTTgtcttattttcctttttcgtttgtttaaaaataaaaagaatgcCTCTTACCCTTTTTGGCAACTTTTTTATTTCCAACATTCCACATGAGGTGTTAAAGATGAcaaaattaaaggacatttggtacattcaacatatattattttttgaacatTACATTATTTACAATCAACATATCTTTAGCTTAAAACCACAAGATTTAAAAGTCAAAACCAGACAAGCAAATTGAAATAGAGGGAGTAACTGTCTTTGTCAAAAAAGTTCATAATTGTGCAGTTGCAAACACATTGCAAAATATACTCATAGACAAACTTAAACATAAACATCTGTTGCTAAACACAacggattaaaaaaatatagggtGGCTAGGGAAATAAGGAGGCTTTTTAATGTAATACCTCCAGCCACACAGACGTCGTTTCACTTCCTGTGAAGAGGTATTGGCCAATAAAAATGGTGTCTCCCTTTTTCACTGCCTGCAAGAAAAAATTAACACcataatttaatatcatgaaGGACATTCACCCCTCCTAAACAACAATTTTGATGATATTCTCGCcatcaaattcaaattgaatttGCTCTTTTCCCTTCCATTGGAAACACTTTTTGGTTACCAGGATGCATTGCAGAGGAAAATGCAAAGCGAAGACGAAGGGAACTAATTGAACCTTGGATAATCCACCAAAATTGATTGGAAACACTTCAGAAGATGCTTCCTGGCCTTCATCAGGTGTAAGAGTAATAGTTGCATTTGCCTCAAGTGAAATAGGTTTCTCACTCTTGTTAACAACCGTTAGCTCTGGACCTGCAGTATCTAGCATGACCTgacaaaatgaaaacaaaaatagtcTTAATACCCTTGTCAAGTTACTGGACAATGCTCAAAAGGTGCAATGACATAGTTGTAACTAAATCCGTGGAAGTGAATAGAGGCAACGCAAAATGTGGAGGAGAGTATATGATCTACAATTTATCCATTTAATTGTTCACAAATGCAAGATAATACTCCCTTTAACTCAAAAGTAACAACACTCAACTATTCGACTAGTCCACTTTAAGTATCCAGTTAAcagttttcaaatatattttaacaactAAAACTTGTGATTTATAGAACATCTTATATAGTTTCTACATACACAGTTCTTATTTTAAAAGGGTTAATAGCACTTTTTATCACCTCTGTTGGTGATAAATATTGATTTTACTCCTTGTGACATCTGACTAAACACATTTGACctctaattaattgaaaagtgCACTTTTGATCCCTTTGCTTGTGAATATCACAAATTTATCAATGCTTCCAAATTGTTCCACCTCATGATTACTCATTTCCCATGATAATCTTGTACTATTACTCCATACTCAACAATAATATAGttctaaaaatattcaaaacacAGCACATATCCTACGTAAAGGATCAAGAGGCACAAATTTCCATTAGTTGAAGGTTAAACGTGCTTTGTCGAATATCACAACGACTACAATCAAAATGTAACTGAGTGACAAAAAGAGTAACTATCACTATTCAAAAAAGGCAAAAACAATGAATTCAAATTTCGAATCATACTAAAAATTAGATGTGTGAGTTGACATTATGCAACAACGTAAACCAATACAATCTAAACCAAACATGGTATTCATCAAACAATAGAATAcaacacaatacaatataatacatacAGAACATAGCTTCTTAGTGCTCTTAATAGCACTCTTCAAATTCTCCAATGTCTCCTGATGATATTTAGTATCACCCaatgaaaaatcaaatcttgCCACTACAaaaccaacaaaaataacaatcaaaacaaacccTTTTAACCATTAATCACaacatttccaaaaaaaaaaaaactgaaatttttcaatatattaataCCTGACATTCCAGCTTTAAGACATGCTGAAAGAACCTCAACGGATCGAGATTTTGCACCCAATGTTCCAACAATCTTCGTCATTGCAGGAAAAAAACCCTAccaagattttaaaaatttaaacaaaccCCATTAGTTATTATCACCATAAATACACAAATCATATGAAAAAATACAGATCTAAAGCATGaaaaaaaatggtttttttttgggaaacttACAGCTTTGGATGGCTCCAATATGGAAGCCATCCTAATGGGTTCTTCAAGAAGTAAATGATTTGAATGCATGgttttgttagtgaaaaaattaacaaaatgaatcagtttttttctaaagaagaatgaaaaaaaaaaataagaactttctttttttatagaGAAAGAAGAGATCACAGAAAGCGCAAAAATGAATAGTTTGGTAGTTTAGTTTTTTTGGTGGGCTAAGCACGTGACACGTTAACTCGCGAGCACCTCAACTAAGTTTGTGTTTTCGTATAATGAAAAAACGAAGATAGCATTTTCTATAATCATGGCTTCCGAGTAAATTAATGTATATTTCGATTAATTTCACGAGATATATGTTATGACTCATCAACATAGATATCAAATAATAgtatttgataatatttatataagagAAATTATCTAATATTTTTGACTTCGATAAACGTACGatctaatttataaaattagtttttttctaTGGTGTGGTTAATATTAGAATGGTTATTTTTATGTACTTTTGATTATTTGGAGAACttttaatttcatcatttaaGTTTTCTTATTGATACTCTAgcatatgaacataatacattTATATGGGATTTTACCTTTTTTGATTCATggttgtaaataaataaataaaataaaatattttaaatttcacgtttcattaaattaaatcatgATAGATATAATAAAATGGATGGATTGTTATATATTTCGAGGTAAAACTATAGTATAAATAATAACTATCCTAttgaaattttcataattaattagaTTCTTCTATagcaattatttttataattatatttcagAAAATATCGAAATATATATAAACCCTACTTAAAGTGTAAAGAAATAATATAGGCCCccttttatttcacttttttttttttcacatagatcaattatcaaaatgtcaaattccaTGGGCTATGGCcctttgttttttaattaaataaaattaatccaTCTGATTAATCCTTGAAAGCTGTAATTTTATTTCTACTCAATGATTCTGAACACAATTGTAggacactacttttcatacgtACCAAAAcatgtgaatattttttttcctaccaaatgtattttatatttatttaaataattataacggAGGTAATTTTAAAAGTGAATTTCTTtaataattcataattcacGTTTGGCGATTTAGGCCATAAGATTCCATGTTGTCATGTCGAATGTTTAGTGGAACATAGGACTATTCAAAATCGAACCATAATCGATAAGTTGAATCGAAAAAAGAATCTTAATTTATTGATAATGGGTAACTGATTTAACGAGTTTGgtaatgatttgatttttttaattatcaagTTATCAGTTCtaaacgatttaagattttttctttataaatatttgataatctgatagtaaattaaatgattatatCTATTACATTTGGTATAGAGATCCTTGACTTAGAGTttaatttcatacttttatttCTGGTTGTCTCAAATTCTCTATTGTTCTACAATGTGACAGTGTTTGCTTTTGATGCAATCTGCCAAGTCATGTGGACAGTTCATTTGGTTTTGTAAACTTATTTCTAGgtgattttcaatgttttttgtGTCAAATCTAAACGGTTGAACCGAAAACAATTAATAATTGATACACCAATAATCGATAAGTGAATATCTTAATGGTAGCATGCCTACAAAGTAATAAGTTAAACTGgtaaatttcaaaatcaaattaaatcgaTAAATAGTAGTTTTGTGACTCTGTctcaaatacattatatataccaaaaattaGATAAATCATATAGAATTTGTTTTAGCACTTTCAcaacatttttcttcattttgaattttttttctagagACAATATAATTTAACATAATGTAATATATTACATAAGCTAAATAGTTTCAGATCACTTTACTTCTAGAATAAACTATAAGAAAGTTATTGATTTACTGTTAATCGATTATTGATTTGGCGATTATaacaatgattttaatttttttattctattatcGATTCTTAAAGgtttatgttttacttgatGGGTTAACCGATAACTCGATAGTAAATCaataaattacatttatatCATCGGGTATATAAAGTTCTTAACCAAGAGTATTTTTTCATAAGTTAATTTCAAGTTGTCTCAACCTCTCTGTTATTTTACAATATACTAGTGTTTGTTTTTGAGCAAAATGTGATCTATCAACTCATGTTGTATTGTTCATTTGGTTTATCTCCTCATTTCTAAGTGAATTTTATGCTTTTCCCTTATGTCGTATCTTAACgtttaaatcaataaatatcaATAATCGTTAAGTCAATATCTTAATAGTTCTATACGATTTAACATGTCTACAAATCTATAACTGATAAGTCGAACTATAAAACTTCAGAAtcgaaaaaaaatcttaatttattGATAATGGGTAGCTGATTCAACGAGTTTGGtaatgatttgtttttttttaattatgaggTTATCAGTTCTAAACGATTTAAGGTTTTTTCTTAACAAGTATTTGATAATCTGATAgtaaattaaatgattatatttataaCATTTGGTATAGAGATCCTTGACTTAGAGTTTAGTTTCATACTTTTATTTCTGGTTGTCTAAAACTCTCTGTTGTTCTACAATGTGAAAATGTTTGCTTTTGATGCAATCTGTCAAGTCATGTGGACGGTTCATTTGGTTTTGTGATCTtatttctaagtgattttcaatgtttttttgtATCAAATCTTAACGGTTAAACCGAAAACAATCAATACTAGATACACCAACAATCGATAAATGAATATCTTAATagttttataacaatttaacaTGCCTACGAATTAATAAGTCAAAttgataaatttcaaaatcGAATTGAATCGATAAATAGTAATTTTGTGACTCTGTctcaaatacattatatatactAAAAATTAGATAAATCATATAGAATTTGTTTTAGCACTTTCAcaacatttttcttcatttgaatttttttttttccagagataatattatttaacaTACTCAATTTAATACATTACATAAGCTAAATAGTTTCAAATCACTTTACTTATAGAATAACATAAACTATAGCGATTGTagcaataattttaattttttaattctattatCGATTCttaaagatatatgtttttactTGATGGATTAACCAATGACTCGATATCATCGAACCAATCGATACCCAACTCAATTAGCATAAACGGATAATCCCGACCACACTCTACCATCTATTAGCATGCCATACCAATACCAACTTTCTATCTAGAATCATGGTCTTAATAAGCAAGCTACATCATATCGATCTCATTAGTTCTTTTTCGACCTACCTCGACGACATGTAATTTAGAAGTTGTAATAATTCACTTTACCTAACGGACTCACAACATTTGTAACGGTTCCAAACGGTGAACCTCACAAACGTTACCTTTCACGTCGTCTATTCTCTCCGTTTCCCAAGCCCTAACGTACGTCGTCCATGGCTTCTTGTGATGACGATTTCTCTCTCCTCGGTGACGATAACGCCGCCGTCGCCGTCACTCCCACCACCACCACGGCAAACCCTAATTACCACCACCAACCTTTCTCCTCCGTCCGGTACAAGCCTGTGCAAATCCATCCCCCGCCGATCTCCGCCGGTAGTCCGAAGAACATTTCCGGCGATGAAGACGACGGTGATGGATACAGCGACAATAACGCACAGTCGTATCATATGGGAGTGAACCCCTACGAGAACGATTCAATTCCGTTTGAGAATGACACTAATGTTAATAGATCGAGAGGTAAATCATCAAACGAGAAACGAGCCGATCGAGAAGATATCAGTGATAACGGGACACCGTATAGTTATAAGAGATCGAGGATCAGCTCATCCTCCGGTAGTGGCAGCGGAGAGTACCGGAAGGATAGAGAAGAATGGAGTGACACAGCGATAGCGTGTTTATTGGAGGCGTATATGGAGAAATTTGTGCAATTGAATAGAGGGAATCTTAGAGGGAGAGATTGGGAAGAAGTCGCGGTGATGGTGAGTGAAAGATGCGAGAAGCAATCGAAGAGTGTAGAACAGTGTAAGAACAAAGTTGATAATTTGAAGAAGAGGTATAAATTGGAGAGGCATCGGATGAGCAATGGCGGCTTAACGATTAGTCATTGGCCATGGTTCAAGCAAATGGAGCAGATTGTTGGGAATTCGGTATCAGTAAAAGCTACATCTGAGGAAGACAAAGCCATTGTTCCAATGAACAACTCCAGCACTGGCAGGCAACCGAAAAGGTAATACCTTTAGTACGATAACGATATGAAATGAGCTTAAATGGGAAGTACGTCAACTTGTTTGGGACTGAGCCTTAGTAGTTGTTGTTTGCCTTTAATAAAAATCCTTAACTTATCGAGTACTGTTgggttttgaaataaaaatatttagtacGAAGATGACATAAAATGAGCTTAAATGTTGGAGTGGGGATTCATATAACCGACCTCAACTTGTTTGGGACTgtgttgtagttgttgttgttgttgtttgcgTCTAATAAATATGTTGATTTATTTAGTAGAATGGATACAAATGATTCATATAACCGATATGGCTTTAAAATATTGATGTTCGATGTAAATCAAGGTCGATATAACAGTGGTGGAATGAAatttctctgtttttttttttcatttttagacTAATTTTTCTGCTGCAAGAATCACATGAACTTGTGCTGGAAAAAAAGACGAATCTTTGTATATGGTTAACGCATGAGTTATTTTGTCAATACACAGGGAACTGCTTATCAAAATGATTATCTTTCTTGCTTTTAGTGAGGTATAGTCCTTATGtaattcattttattaagaTGTGAATTTTGTGTTCTAATTTGGTAGGAAATTCTAAATCTTCAATTGTCTTTTATAATAGATTAATTACTTTTCGATTTGTCCCTTATGGAGAACTAATCAGTTAAATGTGTATCTGTTTTAGCATAAATTGGAGTTCCtcgtcttttctttttttgttatagCAGCTATTTGCTAACCTTGTTGTATACTAGTGAAAATCTGCATATAAGATACTTTGAAGTGTTCTTCTTCCTGTTTGGCGGATTATTTAACATTTCTGTTCCTTCTAACCTTCTTCAGATATGGAACAGCGGTGCCTAGTCCCAGCGGACAGATTGTGAAGGCGAAATCTTCTATGAGTCCAAGGTGGAGAAGGGTAGTTCTTAAAATTAGTGGTGCTGCACTAGCTGGAATGACACCAAACACTAATGATGCAAACAACATCGATCCAAAGGTTAATTTACTATCAATATACTCTCATATTTTGAAGCAAAACTTGTTTAACCCTGGAAGAAACAAATTGGGCTTAAAATTCTGATGGTAGTTTGGAGAGGACGTGCCATGTGATTATTTTCATTGTCGAGTGTCAAATTCAAGATATTACATCATGTTGACATTTATTACGAGCAAGTTTGGATGACAAATCAGTGGATCTATTGATGGAGACATATCTATTGCATGAATACAGGGTTGACTTATATTTGCAAAATGAAAGTAGTAAAACTTATTTTGGTCAAGAAGCTAAACATGTCTTTTAAGTTTGAATTTCAGAGTGATTGTAACGCTGAGGAAATCTTTTTCCTTACAGTTTGACTATTACTTGATGTGGCATTTAATAGTCTAGAGCACAAACCTTCACTACAATTACTATTATACCCCAATACTAATCAAGTTGGGGTTGTCTGTATAAGCCCCTTACTGTCCATGCCGCTCCGTTGGAGTCTGTCTCAGCAAAACTTGTAAACATTCAGTTTCTCTAGTGCTAAAAGTAGTCGAGATTATCTTCTGGCATAAAACTCAAAACACTCTGACATAACTAAAAGACTCTTATCAACCAATTTGTGGACCTAAAGTAAACATATTAATCTGACTAAAACTTGAAGCTCAATTTTTTTACAAGGAACTTAATCCCACCTTATTTGTATTGTTGCATATAGATCTTTTTATTCCATTGTCTATTTTCTCCTTCTACTAAGAAATTTTACCAATTTAATTCAAGCTGCTGTCGAAGTAGGTTGGCCTACGACAAATAGGTCTATGAATTTTGGGATGACTAAGAGCTTTAGATTTTCTTGTAGGATGGTCATTACTTTCTTACTCTATATTCAATGAAGAAATCATGTTATGACCACTTGGTGATTTTCCTGTGACCTTCCATGGAAATGAATATATCACAAACTTGATGTCAATATTACCAGCGAGATGAATGCATAAAACCTTTTTAGCTTGTGTAAGAGAATTCGATTGGGCAAGCAAGATCTTGCTATATTTATTTCTGCTACATTTTTTTACTCTGTTTCCTTATTAAGTAAGATGTAGTCATCTGTATTCGTAAATGGAGCAAGTCTTTACTTTATTGTGAATGCTGATAAGTAAGTTCGAATTTTTAATATACCAGGTGGCCACACTACTTGCTGCAGAAGTCTCAATAGCTTGTCGTCTTGGTATAGAGGTATCAGTCAGAAAAGCTTCTGAATTTTTTCCCGAGGATTATTACATTTGTATGTAATCTGATCCCTTGAAATATGCATGTTTATTGTTGCCATAGGTGGCAATAGTTGTTGGTGGACGCAATTTCTTTTGTGGAGAGACATGGGTAACTTCAACTGGATTGGAGAGATGTACTGCCTATCAAATTGGGTAATTTTCCCGACTCTTTTATAATATGTTGTGCTATTGTTAGCTAAGTTTTACTGTCGTTCATTTGGTTTGTTTTCAAATAAGAGTTGGAATGATAAACTCACATCCTCATATGCGGATGATCTTGACAATCCAGTGAATATTTGTAGCTTCTACGTTCTGTTTGTAGTTTTCGGTTTCTATGCTATTTATATCTATGGTAACTCTTTATTTTGGTTAGAAACTTTAggtagtttttaatttttaagatatattatGATTGCTATCTTTATTCATGTCAATATTGGTATGACTAAATAGTTGAAATGCATGAGGAAAAGAgaataaagaacaaaaaataatttagagagTTTGGTCTATGACATGCagatcattttattttgaatgatCTCTAATATGAACTATAGGGTCTTGTACTTTGTACAACCATGGAATAGTCTTTATAAAAAAGGGAAAGGGAAAACAATTGAATCTAGAGACTCAGGTCTATGAACCCCGCGCATAGTGGGAGTTAGGAGCTTTAGTGCATCGGGCTGCCCCTTTACTTTGTAATAACAATTATAGGGGCTTGTACTCTTTCAAACgcagaataaatttttttaatgtgcTTTACCAAAAAAGATAACAACTTCACTACAAACATGGGTATGATTATTTGATTTGAGGTTCCTTGGTTACAAAATTCTGGGCTTTTAATTTATAGCAAGTGCAACAAATGTTTGGCTAAAATAGTTAGTTTAACTTGAATGAATTGACAAAAAGTTGAATTTGAATATGGCTAGCCGTGGCGGATCCAGGATTGTAAGCTTGTGGGTGCTccttttcttttgatataaagTTACTATGATCGCATAATATAAGTGCACAACTATTTAAACATATtagttttcaagaactcttcATTTCTTAGAAAACCGGTCAAAATTTTCTCAAGGAAAACAAGAGAACACTGATTTTTTAAGTCacaagaaattacacaagtatagaAGAAAATTTACAACTAAACGTGAaggtaatgaagaaagttaaATGGGGGAGGAGGAATCACTAAGTTGAAaccaaattaaaaggaaaaatcataattgaagtataagaAAAGGAATGAAGAATCTGTATTGGAGAAAAAGAAGGAAACGTTTGACTTCAAAGCAGAAAAAGATAACTTgaggttttttttttgatgaagtaaaaaaaaaaaaaagataacttGAGTCATAACAGCCACACTTAGGTATCGAACCCCTTTGCACATCTCCCCAAGGTAAGACTCCAAGATTCTGATAATAAGTTCCTATATCATGGGTCTGCCCCTAATGGCTAGTGGAAGAACCAAGACTACTTTTAACTTTGAGAAAATGAAGTTGGATTAAACCATATGATTCCATCcccaaaatttgatttaaaaggTCAACTAGCTTTGATAATCTTTACCTGCTTTTCTGCTACTCTGTCCTTGGTCCTTGTACCATGCTTCCCTTCTTCTGCTCCTCAACATATTCACTAAGTCACCTTCTAGCCTCATCTCGATACCATACCGATGGCTGCTAACCCAATGGTTTGCTTGGGCTGTGAATGGTGGTTTGCAGGACATGGTGGTAAGTTGCACAAAGAGAGTGGAGGGGATTGGAATGTGGTTTGTATAGTTTGAGTGAGGTTTAATGGGGGTTTGGGGGAGGGGACGGATGTGGAGAAGGCAGGGGGATCTAGAGTTGCAGTCAAGCTCTTTCTCATTTTGATTCGATTATTAGAAGCATAAACTAGATTATTTCACACAAACTTTACCCTttcataaagataaaaaaaattgtttcacaCAATCATGTCTTA
Coding sequences within it:
- the LOC101247746 gene encoding uridylate kinase PUMPKIN, chloroplastic, with amino-acid sequence MASCDDDFSLLGDDNAAVAVTPTTTTANPNYHHQPFSSVRYKPVQIHPPPISAGSPKNISGDEDDGDGYSDNNAQSYHMGVNPYENDSIPFENDTNVNRSRGKSSNEKRADREDISDNGTPYSYKRSRISSSSGSGSGEYRKDREEWSDTAIACLLEAYMEKFVQLNRGNLRGRDWEEVAVMVSERCEKQSKSVEQCKNKVDNLKKRYKLERHRMSNGGLTISHWPWFKQMEQIVGNSVSVKATSEEDKAIVPMNNSSTGRQPKRYGTAVPSPSGQIVKAKSSMSPRWRRVVLKISGAALAGMTPNTNDANNIDPKVATLLAAEVSIACRLGIEVAIVVGGRNFFCGETWVTSTGLERCTAYQIGMMATLMNSILLQSALEKVGVQTRVQSAFNMPELTEPYSRQRAMRHLEKGRVVIFGGIGAGTGNPLFSTDTVAALRASEIHADAILKATNVDGVYVCDSRNNNVVAEHISFRELVSGGDSPLDLMAVTLCEENAFPVVIFNLHGPGNISRALCGEQVGTLIDQTGRVS